One genomic segment of Misgurnus anguillicaudatus chromosome 23, ASM2758022v2, whole genome shotgun sequence includes these proteins:
- the LOC129453540 gene encoding C2 calcium-dependent domain-containing protein 4C translates to MWVLEKIRDSVETNVLRQGEAGDKQGKAPAYSNVLTPDKIPDFFIPPKLVSCPPEPEASDVKSKESLRPSASEQTITNNKISSPRSPRLVSKLAGDTKKLLRAANRHIIQIESADDVVAGDTNADPQSQNAMSLPYIPKTQTSYGFATLMESPHTRRKESLFHCDHTSPVTSPNTQRKSQSKSSNEGNHLNPPDFGTSHINPYRYFSGGESDTCSSAESSPFSSPLLSRSASLLKIFTQETQAKVAKGKRTFARHSSLSTDECSSAEPSPNVPRRSHCSSLHAGGASEHLHGGDRQYKEHTINMHKGGTVRLCADYDAGTARLRIRIMAAEDLYDPMFDIKSINCCVSLYLNPGKLQKQRSTIIKNSRNPVFNEDFFFDSVSSAQVKNLALKIKVVNKGTSLKRDMLLGEREVPLCKVLGL, encoded by the coding sequence ATGTGGGTTCTGGAAAAGATCCGGGACTCGGTCGAAACAAATGTGCTCCGGCAAGGAGAGGCAGGCGACAAACAAGGCAAGGCACCTGCCTATAGCAACGTCCTCACACCTGACAAGATACCAGATTTTTTTATCCCCCCAAAGCTTGTAAGCTGTCCACCAGAGCCAGAGGCCTCCGACGTCAAGTCCAAAGAAAGTTTACGACCCTCCGCATCTGAGCAAACCATCACCAACAACAAGATCAGCAGCCCTCGTAGCCCTCGATTGGTCAGCAAGTTGGCTGGAGACACCAAGAAACTTCTTAGGGCGGCTAACCGCCACATCATTCAGATCGAGAGCGCTGACGATGTGGTAGCGGGCGACACCAACGCTGACCCTCAATCTCAGAATGCCATGTCGCTTCCTTACATCCCAAAAACGCAGACTTCCTACGGCTTCGCCACGCTGATGGAGAGTCCGCATACTAGGCGTAAAGAGTCCCTGTTTCACTGTGACCACACCAGCCCGGTAACTTCTCCCAACACTCAACGCAAGTCCCAAAGCAAGAGCAGCAATGAAGGGAACCATCTCAACCCTCCAGACTTTGGCACGTCTCACATTAACCCATACCGATACTTCAGTGGCGGAGAGAGCGACACCTGCTCCTCTGCAGAGTCCTCCCCGTTCAGTTCCCCCCTGCTCTCCCGATCCGCATCACTACTAAAGATCTTCACCCAGGAGACGCAAGCTAAGGTTGCTAAAGGGAAACGGACATTCGCCCGACACAGTTCCTTGTCCACAGATGAGTGCAGTTCTGCAGAGCCCAGTCCTAATGTTCCTCGACGTAGCCACTGTTCCTCTTTACATGCCGGCGGAGCTTCGGAGCATCTTCACGGTGGGGACCGTCAATACAAGGAACATACCATCAACATGCACAAAGGAGGCACCGTCCGACTTTGTGCCGACTACGACGCAGGCACGGCACGATTGCGTATCCGTATCATGGCGGCTGAGGACTTGTACGATCCCATGTTCGATATTAAGAGCATCAACTGCTGTGTATCGCTCTACCTCAATCCAGGCAAGTTGCAGAAACAGAGGAGCACGATTATAAAGAACAGCCGCAATCCCGTCTTCAACGAGGACTTCTTTTTTGATTCCGTGAGTTCGGCACAGGTAAAAAACCTAGCCTTGAAGATCAAGGTGGTGAATAAAGGCACTAGCTTGAAAAGAGACATGCTGTTAGGTGAACGGGAGGTTCCTTTGTGCAAGGTCTTAGGCCTTTAG